A region of the Struthio camelus isolate bStrCam1 chromosome 11, bStrCam1.hap1, whole genome shotgun sequence genome:
GCGTGGGTgcgtgggtggtttttttttttaacccggGGAAAAAAAGGTTGACAGGTCGAAAAGGTTGACAAGGTCGTCCCCGCGCCAGCTCCGCCGCCCGGGGCCAGGGCAGAGCGGTTCCCTTTGCCCTGAGGCTGGTCGAGTCCGGGGGGGCCGAaagtgtcggggggggggggctcaggcgTGCCGCGGGCTTGGAGCCGCCCCGGTTgacctgggcagcagcaggcgcTGGGCACTTCTCATCCCCCCGGGGCTTGCAGCCCCCCGGACCAGCTCCCTTCCCGGCGGCCTCTGGCCTTGCACACCAACGCaggcgctgggagcactgggggcactgggggcgcTCAGAGcactgggggtactgggagcactgggtgcactgggggtactgggagcactgggtgcaCTGGGGGCACTcagagcactgggagcactgggagcactgggggcgctcggagcactgggagcactgggggcactgggggtactgggagcactgggtgcactgggagcactgggggcgctcggagcactgggagcactgggggcactgggggtactgggagcactgggggtactgggagcactgggtgcactgggggtgctcagagcactgggagcactgggagcactgggggtactgggagcactgggggcactgggagcactgggagcactgggttaTACCAGCTCGCAGGGCTGCCGCCTGCCCTTTCACGCTCCATCTGCCCGGATCGCCGCGTTTCCCTGGAGGAGCGGGGACGCTCCCGGCGGCGCGGCctgcccgtccgtccgtccgtccgtccttcAGCTCTCCTCCCCGGCACGGCACCTCCCTGCCGATGCCAAAAAGAGAACAAACCGGAGCGGGGacggattaaaaacaaaactaaaaagggAAGCAGGGCTCCGTGAAGGGCGTCCAAGGCGGGAGGCAGCGCGACGGCGCTGCACCCACTCGCTCTCCCGGCCGAAATcacggcctccccccgcccccctccccaaattgcCCCCGTTGTCCCCAGCGGTGCCCGCAGGCGGCGAGCGCCGCCTCTGCCGcagggcgatgcatcggcccgaCTCCATCCCGGCCGCGCCGAGAGGCAGCCGTTTGCAAAAGCACCCGGggtaattgcaaaaaaaaaataataataataaaaaaaaaaaaaaacaggaaaagcaggtGGGGATTTTCCACTGAGAAAAGCTGGAAAACGTCCAAcgctgtaaaaataaaacagggcCAAAGTTATCGCAAAAGCGTCATCAAGTGCCTCCGCGGCCAGtggcggcgagcggggcccttccccaggggcgcggggggccggcaggAGCGGCGCCGGGGCGAGGACGGGCGGCGAGGGGGCCGGTGCCAgcggcagggccgcgccgccgcctcgcgcctgGCACCGCGCGGGCCGCTCCGCTCGGGGCGCACAGCGGCGCTTtgtccccgcgccgccgctgccgctcggGGCCTGTTGCCCTCTGCAGGCTTCCCCGGCCCtgcggcggctcggcggccggGGCACCCGGGGGCACCCGAGGGAGCTGGGGGCACCCAAGGGAGCTGAGAGCACCCAGGGGAGTGGGGGGCACTTGGGAAGCACCCAGGGGAGTGGGGAGACCTGGGGAACTGGGAGCACCCAAGAGAGTTAGAGGCACCCAGGGGAGATGGGGGCACCCAAGGGAGATGGGGCACTTAGGAGACGAGGGGCTCTTGGGGAATGGGGAGCACCCAGGGGAGCGAGGGGACCTCGGGAActgggggcacccaggggagCTGGGGGCACCTGGGGGATCCAGAGGTACCTAGGGAGCTGGGAGCACCTGGGGAGTGGGGGACACACAGGGGAACTGGGGGCACCCAAGAGAGCTGGGGCACCCAGGGAGCAGGGGGGCACCTAAGGGACCTGGGGCACCCAGGGGAACTGGGGGCACCTAGGGGAGCTGGAGGCACTTGGggagctgggggcactgggagcacccAAGGGAACTGGGGGCATCTGGAGAGatgggggcacccaggggacaggggggcacccaggggaaCTGGGGGCacctggggagatgggggcacCCAAGGGACATAGGGGCACCTGAGGGAACTGGGGGcatctggggagatgggggcacCCAGGGGAGCTGGAGACACCCAGGGAAACTGCATAACCCACAGCAGCTGGGGGCACCCAAGGGAGCTGGGGGCACCCAAGGGAGCTGCCACCCGGGGACCCCCCGCCGGTGCCCCCCCGCCTTCCCCTGCGGGGCCGCGAGGTCGTCACCCCCAGGGGCAAAAcaccccggggcggcgggctgaGCGCCGGAGCTGAGCACCGCTCCCCGGCACGGGCAGCAGCGACGGcctggggacggggtgggggggacacgtgTCCCCGCCGGGCGCCCCACAGACCCCTCGTCaccctttttcttttgcaaaacagcccccccccccaaaaaaaaaaaaggcgagggTGCTGACTTGGCCGGCGGCCGCTCTGCCCCCGCAGGctcgcggggccgggagccgctgGCAGCCAAGGGGTgctgccgggggggccgggggggggaggaggaggagggggggggctgtCCTTTAAGGGGGGCGGCTGTCAATCAGCGAGCCCTTTTCCCTGCCGGAGAGCAGGCGGCTGCCCAGAGGGGCGACACGGCAGCGAGGTGCCGCAGggtgccggccggccgcccgcagaCCCCCCGCCGCAGCAGCCCACCGCACCGGCCCGCTGACCGCCTCCAGGCGCCATGGGtgagtatgggggggggggtgctcccGCAGCCCGCTGAGACCTTTGGCAGCTCGTGCCGCTTGTAgatttgggttggggggggggggtgacgcgctgtgcctcagtttccccgccgGTACGGAGCCCCGCACGCCGCAGCGGCGTGGGGTGAGgacgggcggcgggcagcgggggcccCCAGCCCGGCGTCGCCCGGGGCGAGGATGCGCCAAGCCCCGCTCGGTTTTGCAccccgggtttggggggggggacgaggtgggggggggggctgcacgcCAAGGGGCTCCGTGCAGGGCTGAGCTGAGGCCGCGCGGGCACCGGCTCTTCCTCGCCTCGCTGCCGGGACCCCCGGGGGCCGCGCGCTCCGCcggaggcggcgggcgaggggggccgccgctgccccccccccccaaatcccgcACAGCGCTGCCTTTGTTCCCTGTTTGCGCTGTGCCCGGCCGGCGGGCGGACAATGCCCTATTGTCCCCCCGCGCACCGGGccaccccgctccgctccggcgggGCCGTCGCTGGCCGGCACCCCGAGGCCGAGAGCGGAGGGatgcggggggctggcgggggggggggacacgctgCCCGGCAGGGTCCCCCCCGGCCGAAAACGCAAACGTGCAGCGTTTGGGCGGCACAAGCGgcccgcgggcgcccggccccaGCTCTCTGCCCGCGCGCCATCACGGGTGTGATGAGTGCGTGGCGCCTCTGCGCCGCCGGGATGCTGGCGCCCGCCAGCTGCTTCCATCGCGTGCGAGGAAGCGGGCctgtggtcccccccccccactgccccgaACGAGCCCAAACCAGCGCCCGTCCCTGCCGCCGCCCCTCCTAGCCGCCCCGTCTCCTCCCGGCAGGCTTGCTGGAGTGCTGCGCCCGGTGCCTCATCGGGGCGCCCTTCGCCTCGCTGGTGGCCACCGGCTTGTGCTTCTTCGGCGTAGCGCTCTTTTGTGGCTGCGGGCACGAAGCCCTCACGGGCACCGAGCAGCTCATCGAGACCTACTTCTCCAAAAACTACCAGGACTATGAGTATCTCATCGATGTGTAAGTACCCCGCTCCGGGGGGACTGCCCTTGCACCCGTGCAGCGCCCTTGCAGCCGTCCATCGCCCTTGCAGCCATGCATCGCCCTGGCACCCGTGCATCGCTCTTGCATCCGTGCAGTGCCCTGGCTCCGGTGCATCACCGTGCACCCGTGCATCGCCCCGCAGCCGTGCATCACCCTTGCACCTGTGCATCACCCTTGCAGCCATCCATCGCACTTGCACCCGTGCATCGTCCTTTGCAGCCATACGTCACCCATGCACCTGTGCATCACCCATGCACCCGTGCTTCGCCCTTGCACCCGTGCATCGCCCTGGCTCTGGTGCATCACCATGCACCCGTGCATCATCCTTGCACCCGTGCTTCGCCCCTGCAGCCGTGCAGCGCCCTGCTCTGGGGTATCACCCTTGCCCCGGCACCGGGCACCTTTGCATCTAGGTCTCGCGCCATGCCAGGAGGAGACGtccagcgctgcagccccccggggccgtggggcagctcggTCCCGTCCCCGCTCCGGCGAGCAGCGCGGGCGCTGCTGCCCCGGCGCAGCGTTGGCACGTTgcaggtgcccccccccccagccccacctgcagcCCGTTTCCTTTTCACGCCTGTTTCTACCTGACCCCTGCTAGGCGCGCCGGATAgcgccggacccccccccccgccccgcgcgcggtaGGTACGGGGGGAGCCGGCGGAGGCCGGCGCCTCCGTTTGGCGCGGCGCCCGGGGAGGGTGAGCGGCGGCCAGGCCAGCCCGGCTGCGGGGTGCCCGGCGCGGCTCAGCCTCCGccgccctctctccttcctcctcctcctcctcctgccccccggcaGCATCCACGCTTTCCAGTACGCCATCTACGGCACGgcctccttcttcttcctctacGGAGCCCTGCTGCTGGCCGAAGGCTTCTACACCACGGGCGCCGTGCGGCAAATCTTCGGGGACTACAAGACCACCATCTGCGGCAAGGGGCTCAGCGCAACGGTAACCGGGGGCCCGAAGGGGAGGGGAGCGCGAGGCCCCCAGCGCGCTCACTCGCTGCAGCGAGTGTGCCAGTGTTTGGGAAAGTGGCTAGGACATCCTGACAAGGTGATCTTAACCGGGGTTCGGCACCCACCCGCTTCgctcggcgccccccccccctccagcccagtgcatcccctcttccccccccccaaaaaaaaaacaacctggtCCCGGCAAGCGGCGGGGACGGCTGCGCTTCCCTCAGGGCACGGTCGGGGGGCAGCGCGGAGGGAGGGAGCCCCCTTTCCCCAGCCCCGGCGCGTTGGGCCGCTGCCCTGCCGCCGAGGCTGAACCCCGGGGTGgaaatatcccccccccccaaagaaaaaaaaaaactcaccccccccttccccaacccGGCACCGAAACGTCCCCCGGTGGCGGtcgtcgcccccccccccggcccccctccccgcggcaaGGCCGCGAGGCCCCGGGCTAGCGCCGGCCCCGGTGGCCGCTCAGCCCGGCCCGGGTGGCGGCGGGCAGCGTCCCCCCCCTCCTCGCGCTGGCCCGGCGCCGGCC
Encoded here:
- the PLP1 gene encoding myelin proteolipid protein isoform X1, with the protein product MGLLECCARCLIGAPFASLVATGLCFFGVALFCGCGHEALTGTEQLIETYFSKNYQDYEYLIDVIHAFQYAIYGTASFFFLYGALLLAEGFYTTGAVRQIFGDYKTTICGKGLSATVTGGPKGRGARGPQRAHSLQRVCQCLGKWLGHPDKFVGITYVLTVAWLLVFACSAVPVYVYFNTWTTCQSIANPSKTSASIGTLCADARMYGVLPWNAFPGKVCGSNLLSICKTNEFQMTFHLFIAAFVGAAATLVSLLTFMIAATYNFAVLKLMGRGTKF